One window of the Archangium primigenium genome contains the following:
- a CDS encoding metallophosphoesterase family protein: MRFSFVHAADLHLDTPFRGVPVESALLGAFQQATFRAFTGIVDVCLRERVTFLLLAGDLFDLKDRSVRARLALRRELERLHAAGIQTFIVHGNHDPLSGDRGTLALPDSVKVFGAAWEEVEVRREGQVLCRVQGVSYPDVEVRENLSARFHRTAPGFTVGLLHANLGGAEGHANYAPCTLEDLAARGLDYWALGHVHTRAEYPLPNGAVAVYPGNPQGRHVNETGARGCVLVEVEEGRSQRRFVPVDRVRWHRLEVSLAGIGSLDALLAALVERVDGACAETLDGHAVRLTLVGRGPLHRELSPPEALAQLEAELREQLAQRHPPVLLESLRDTSRPELDLVAARLGGGFAGTLLAEAEATSADPAALEALWDESAELRALRLRLRRLGVDVLETPQAGWVSQAGARLVEALHEEDGP; this comes from the coding sequence ATGCGCTTCAGTTTCGTCCACGCCGCCGATCTGCATCTGGATACCCCGTTCCGAGGTGTGCCCGTCGAGTCGGCCCTGCTGGGCGCCTTCCAGCAGGCCACCTTCCGGGCCTTCACCGGCATCGTGGACGTGTGCCTGCGCGAGCGCGTCACCTTCCTGCTGCTCGCGGGCGACCTGTTCGACCTCAAGGACCGCTCGGTGCGCGCGCGGCTGGCGCTGCGGCGCGAGCTGGAGCGGCTGCACGCCGCCGGCATCCAGACGTTCATCGTCCACGGCAACCATGATCCGCTCAGCGGGGACCGGGGCACGCTCGCCCTGCCGGACTCGGTGAAGGTGTTCGGTGCCGCGTGGGAGGAGGTCGAGGTGCGCCGCGAGGGACAGGTGCTCTGCCGCGTGCAGGGCGTGTCCTACCCGGACGTGGAGGTGCGCGAGAACCTGTCCGCGCGCTTCCACCGCACCGCGCCCGGCTTCACCGTGGGCCTCTTGCACGCCAACCTCGGGGGCGCCGAGGGCCATGCCAACTACGCCCCCTGCACCCTGGAGGACCTGGCGGCGCGGGGGCTGGACTACTGGGCGCTCGGCCACGTGCACACCCGCGCCGAGTACCCGCTGCCCAACGGCGCGGTGGCCGTGTACCCGGGCAACCCCCAGGGCCGACACGTCAACGAGACCGGCGCGCGGGGCTGTGTCCTGGTGGAGGTGGAGGAGGGCCGCTCGCAGCGCCGCTTCGTGCCCGTGGACCGCGTGCGCTGGCACCGCCTGGAGGTGTCGCTCGCGGGGATCGGCTCGCTCGACGCGCTCCTGGCCGCCCTCGTCGAGCGCGTGGACGGGGCGTGCGCGGAGACCCTGGACGGGCACGCGGTGCGCCTCACCCTCGTGGGGCGGGGCCCGCTGCACCGCGAGCTGTCCCCGCCCGAGGCGCTCGCCCAGCTGGAGGCGGAGCTGCGCGAGCAGCTCGCCCAGCGCCACCCCCCCGTGCTGCTCGAGTCCCTGCGCGACACGAGCCGGCCCGAGCTGGATCTGGTGGCGGCGCGGCTGGGGGGCGGCTTCGCCGGCACGCTGCTCGCCGAGGCCGAGGCCACGAGTGCGGACCCCGCGGCCCTGGAGGCGCTGTGGGACGAGAGCGCGGAGCTGCGCGCGCTGCGCCTGCGCCTGCGCCGTCTGGGCGTGGACGTGCTGGAGACGCCCCAGGCGGGCTGGGTGAGCCAGGCGGGGGCGCGGCTGGTGGAGGCGCTGCACGAGGAGGACGGCCCATGA
- a CDS encoding ATP-binding protein codes for MRGGLRIDVLRIQGFGHFTNAEWELRPGLNLLYGPNEAGKSTLLAFLRGMLFGFDARYEPESGTWGGELCVSSAAGPLVIRRAASRRGKTLSVSSPEGLTLSESVLAEARAQVSAELFNEVFAFSLDELSSFERLSKEDGVSRALFAAGLRGARRLPEVEKALEKRTGELFKKGGRKPRLNEVLNRLEAVRGQLAALEDRPARYLEERARLLSLGRELEETRGTLELTQRELRRLARLEEALGDLGALARLQHELAGLPDLATFPRDGVVRLEELLQRRKDAHAARDRTRAQRDSAEREAARLSEVSPVDARQDALRAALTAFSSRAEPLRTLPGRRVALEARREEVLRALEGLGLELDADGVRALELGAAARGQLESLADRLTRAEGERHEAEGVLERARAARERLASGLSRLQGERGKPPTLSPAEVRQRQMALGRARLLRMEREQVLAQRADLQQRLQALRAQAEPPLGAAPTSVWVGVAVGLALVGALGVGVASGVGPGLLTLLGALALVVPMVLLHRGALAHHQHQAEAQDVRQRHHAQEIARVQSALDALTGRRAAVERELAGTMGEAGVTGDDSVTGFASVEAALAEALRQAERAEHLAHEREAREAEHDSALQDVQAAELASRRADMRVRSLRGDLSLLLDARGLPANLAPQRAVSLWRDVAELRRRLVDLDAEGRALAEDAAGCEAVVSRLLAEARDAGLGEDEASAEAVASRVAAALEERKARDAEARALRARAEELHAEDARLSRLHEAEAQSVASLLAQGGGDSEESFRLRARQAERFEELMRQVEARTSRVEAATGLSEARARASLDGEGGEERLRERLGQLRIQEPALDGRLKQLHTEQGAAENQLRQWEDDTRLAELRIQEERLRAEAADLASRYTRDTLALELLSRARRRFEQEQQPRVIQLASEHFAALTHGRYRRVFVPAGGSRELRVAGSLGERGPEQLSRGTREQLYLAFRLAVIQDFGETHGALPLILDDILVNFDLGRSRGTVELLARMAERHQVIAFTCHPWLRALFEEKGARVVELGGSATGREGAPVAPVGLRLAGR; via the coding sequence ATGAGGGGCGGACTGCGGATCGACGTGCTGCGCATCCAGGGCTTCGGACACTTCACGAACGCCGAGTGGGAGCTGCGGCCCGGGCTCAACCTGCTGTACGGCCCCAATGAGGCGGGCAAGAGCACGCTGCTCGCCTTCCTCCGGGGCATGTTGTTCGGCTTCGACGCGCGCTACGAGCCCGAGTCGGGCACCTGGGGCGGCGAGCTGTGCGTGAGCTCCGCCGCGGGGCCCCTGGTCATCCGCCGCGCCGCGAGCCGCCGGGGCAAGACGCTGTCGGTGTCGAGCCCCGAGGGTCTGACGCTGTCCGAGTCGGTGCTGGCCGAGGCGCGGGCCCAGGTGTCCGCGGAGCTGTTCAACGAGGTCTTCGCCTTCAGTCTGGACGAGCTGTCGAGCTTCGAGCGGCTGTCCAAGGAGGACGGCGTCTCCCGGGCGCTCTTCGCCGCCGGACTCCGGGGGGCGCGCCGGTTGCCCGAGGTGGAGAAGGCGCTGGAGAAGCGCACCGGCGAGCTGTTCAAGAAGGGCGGTCGCAAGCCCCGGCTCAACGAGGTGCTCAACCGGTTGGAGGCCGTGCGCGGACAGCTCGCGGCCCTGGAGGATCGGCCCGCGCGCTACCTGGAGGAGCGCGCGCGGCTGCTGTCCCTGGGCCGGGAGCTGGAGGAGACGCGCGGGACGCTCGAGCTCACCCAGCGTGAGCTGCGGCGGCTCGCGCGGCTGGAGGAGGCCCTGGGGGACCTGGGCGCGCTGGCGAGGCTCCAGCACGAGTTGGCGGGACTGCCCGATCTGGCCACCTTCCCGCGCGATGGCGTGGTGCGCCTGGAGGAGCTGCTCCAGCGGCGCAAGGACGCTCACGCGGCGCGGGATCGGACGCGGGCCCAGCGGGACTCGGCCGAGCGGGAGGCGGCGCGGCTGTCCGAGGTGTCCCCCGTGGACGCGCGGCAGGACGCCCTGCGAGCGGCCCTGACGGCCTTCTCCTCCCGGGCCGAGCCGTTGCGCACGCTGCCGGGCCGCCGCGTGGCGCTCGAGGCGCGGCGCGAGGAGGTGCTGCGGGCCCTGGAGGGGCTGGGGCTGGAGCTGGACGCGGACGGCGTGCGGGCCCTGGAGCTGGGCGCGGCGGCCCGGGGACAGCTGGAGTCGCTCGCGGATCGGCTGACGCGGGCCGAGGGCGAGCGCCACGAGGCGGAAGGCGTGCTCGAGCGCGCCCGCGCGGCCCGGGAGCGTCTGGCGTCCGGGCTGTCCCGGCTCCAGGGCGAGCGCGGCAAGCCGCCGACCCTGTCCCCGGCGGAGGTGCGTCAGCGGCAGATGGCGTTGGGCCGGGCACGGCTGCTGCGCATGGAGCGCGAGCAGGTGCTCGCGCAACGCGCCGACCTGCAGCAGCGGCTCCAGGCCCTGCGGGCCCAGGCCGAGCCGCCGCTCGGGGCCGCGCCGACGTCCGTGTGGGTGGGCGTGGCGGTGGGTCTGGCCCTGGTGGGCGCGCTGGGGGTGGGGGTCGCCTCGGGCGTGGGGCCGGGCCTGCTCACGCTGCTGGGCGCGCTCGCGCTCGTCGTGCCGATGGTGCTCCTGCATCGCGGCGCCCTGGCCCACCACCAGCACCAGGCCGAGGCCCAGGACGTCCGCCAGCGGCACCATGCCCAGGAGATCGCCCGGGTGCAGTCCGCCCTGGACGCGCTCACGGGGCGTCGCGCCGCGGTGGAGCGGGAGCTGGCGGGGACGATGGGCGAGGCGGGCGTCACCGGGGACGACTCCGTGACGGGGTTCGCCTCGGTGGAGGCGGCGCTCGCCGAGGCGCTGCGACAGGCGGAGCGCGCGGAGCACCTGGCCCACGAGCGGGAGGCCCGCGAGGCGGAGCACGACAGCGCGCTGCAGGACGTCCAGGCCGCGGAGCTGGCGTCGCGGCGCGCCGACATGCGCGTGCGCTCGCTGCGAGGGGACCTGTCCCTGCTGCTCGACGCGCGGGGCTTGCCGGCGAACCTGGCCCCCCAGCGGGCGGTGTCGCTGTGGCGGGACGTGGCCGAGCTGCGGCGGCGGCTCGTGGACCTGGACGCCGAGGGGCGCGCGCTGGCCGAGGACGCGGCCGGGTGCGAGGCCGTGGTGTCCCGCCTGCTCGCCGAGGCGCGCGACGCCGGGCTGGGGGAGGACGAGGCGAGCGCGGAGGCCGTGGCCTCGCGGGTGGCCGCCGCGCTGGAGGAGCGCAAGGCGCGGGACGCCGAGGCGCGGGCCCTGCGCGCGCGCGCCGAGGAGCTGCACGCCGAGGACGCCCGGCTCTCGCGCCTGCACGAGGCGGAGGCCCAGTCCGTGGCGTCCCTGCTGGCCCAGGGCGGGGGCGACTCGGAGGAGTCCTTCCGCCTGCGCGCCCGGCAGGCCGAGCGCTTCGAGGAGCTGATGCGGCAGGTGGAGGCGCGCACCTCCCGGGTCGAGGCGGCCACCGGGCTGTCCGAGGCCCGGGCCCGCGCGAGCCTCGACGGAGAAGGCGGCGAGGAGCGGCTGCGCGAGCGGCTGGGGCAGCTGCGCATCCAGGAGCCGGCGCTCGACGGGCGCCTCAAGCAGTTGCACACCGAGCAGGGCGCCGCGGAGAACCAACTGCGGCAGTGGGAGGACGACACGCGCCTGGCCGAGCTGCGCATCCAGGAGGAGCGGCTGCGCGCCGAGGCGGCGGACCTGGCCTCGCGCTACACGCGCGACACGCTGGCGCTCGAGCTCTTGTCCCGGGCCCGGCGGCGCTTCGAGCAGGAGCAGCAGCCCCGGGTCATCCAGCTCGCCTCGGAGCACTTCGCGGCGCTCACCCACGGCCGCTACCGGCGCGTCTTCGTGCCCGCGGGCGGCTCGCGCGAGCTGCGCGTGGCGGGGTCCCTCGGCGAGCGCGGTCCCGAGCAGCTCTCGCGCGGCACCCGGGAGCAGCTCTACCTGGCGTTCCGGCTGGCCGTCATCCAGGACTTCGGCGAGACGCATGGCGCCCTGCCGCTCATCCTGGACGACATCCTGGTCAACTTCGACCTCGGGCGCTCGCGGGGCACGGTGGAGCTGCTCGCGCGCATGGCCGAGCGCCACCAGGTCATCGCCTTCACCTGCCACCCGTGGCTGCGCGCGCTCTTCGAGGAGAAGGGCGCGCGGGTGGTGGAGCTGGGCGGGAGCGCCACCGGCCGGGAGGGCGCGCCGGTGGCTCCCGTGGGCTTGCGGCTCGCGGGCCGCTAG
- the aceA gene encoding isocitrate lyase → MYDATTTTNDASPHAKLHSQRFEGITRTYSPADVEKLRGSLRVSHTLAEVGARKLWELLHTQDYVAALGSLTGNQAVQMVRAGLQAIYLSGWQVAADANTAGQMYPDQSLYPVDSVPNVVRRINASLRRADQIDHAEGKQDRYWFAPIIADAEAGFGGPLNAYELMKAMIEAGAAGVHFEDQLASEKKCGHMGGKVLVPTSQFVRTLTAARLAADVMGVSTLLVARTDADSAKLLMSDADERDHAFIDREAARSAEGFYQLKGGVECAIARGLAYAPYADLVWCETSTPDLAQARRFAEGIHAKFPGKLLAYNCSPSFNWKKHLDDATIARFQRELGAMGYKFQFVTLAGFHALNHGMFELARQYKERGMAAYSELQQKEFGSEKDGYTATRHQREVGTGYFDKVAEIISGGSASTLALTDSTEAHQF, encoded by the coding sequence ATGTACGACGCCACGACGACGACGAACGACGCCTCGCCCCACGCGAAGCTCCATTCCCAGCGCTTCGAGGGCATCACCCGCACCTACTCCCCGGCGGACGTGGAGAAGCTCCGGGGCTCGCTGCGCGTGAGCCACACGCTGGCGGAGGTGGGCGCCCGGAAGCTGTGGGAGCTGCTCCACACCCAGGACTACGTGGCCGCGCTCGGCTCGCTCACGGGCAACCAGGCGGTGCAGATGGTGCGCGCGGGGCTCCAGGCCATCTACCTGTCGGGCTGGCAGGTGGCGGCCGACGCCAACACCGCCGGGCAGATGTACCCGGATCAGAGCCTGTACCCGGTGGACAGCGTGCCCAACGTGGTGCGCCGCATCAACGCGTCCCTGCGCCGGGCGGATCAGATCGACCACGCCGAGGGCAAGCAGGACCGCTACTGGTTCGCGCCCATCATCGCGGACGCGGAGGCGGGCTTCGGCGGGCCGCTCAACGCCTATGAGTTGATGAAGGCGATGATCGAGGCGGGCGCCGCGGGCGTGCACTTCGAGGATCAGCTCGCGAGCGAGAAGAAGTGCGGCCACATGGGCGGCAAGGTGCTGGTGCCCACGAGCCAGTTCGTGCGCACGCTCACGGCGGCGCGGCTCGCCGCGGACGTGATGGGGGTGTCCACGCTGCTGGTGGCGCGCACGGACGCGGACAGCGCCAAGCTGCTCATGAGCGACGCGGACGAGCGCGACCATGCCTTCATCGACCGCGAGGCGGCGCGCTCGGCCGAGGGCTTCTACCAGCTCAAGGGCGGCGTGGAGTGCGCCATCGCCCGGGGCCTGGCCTACGCGCCCTACGCGGACCTGGTGTGGTGCGAGACGAGCACGCCGGACCTCGCCCAGGCGCGCAGGTTCGCCGAGGGCATCCACGCGAAGTTCCCCGGCAAGCTGCTCGCGTACAACTGCTCGCCGTCGTTCAACTGGAAGAAGCACCTGGACGACGCCACCATCGCCAGGTTCCAGCGCGAGCTGGGGGCCATGGGCTACAAGTTCCAGTTCGTCACCCTGGCGGGCTTCCACGCGCTCAACCACGGCATGTTCGAGCTGGCGCGGCAGTACAAGGAGCGCGGCATGGCGGCCTACTCCGAGCTGCAGCAGAAGGAGTTCGGCTCGGAGAAGGACGGCTACACCGCCACGCGCCACCAGCGCGAGGTGGGCACCGGCTACTTCGACAAGGTGGCGGAGATCATCTCCGGCGGCAGCGCGAGCACGCTCGCCCTCACCGACTCCACCGAGGCCCACCAGTTCTAG
- a CDS encoding Uma2 family endonuclease, with amino-acid sequence MTDGPSRRDALYAELEKLPPNVVGEIVGGELYVSPRPAIRHARASTRLGIVLGGPFDFGMGGPGGWVLLDEPELHLEEDVLVPDLAGWRRERMPELPEGVGIRLAPDWVCKVLSPSTAALDRARKMGVYAREGVRHLWLVDPSPRTLEVYRWEQGHWRVLPVHVDQARVRAEPFEAVELELGALWER; translated from the coding sequence ATGACGGACGGGCCCTCGCGACGGGATGCGCTGTACGCCGAGCTGGAGAAGCTGCCACCCAACGTGGTGGGTGAGATCGTGGGGGGGGAACTGTACGTCAGCCCTCGGCCCGCGATCCGGCACGCTCGGGCGAGTACCCGGCTGGGGATCGTGCTCGGGGGTCCCTTCGACTTCGGGATGGGCGGACCCGGCGGCTGGGTGCTGCTGGACGAGCCCGAACTGCACCTGGAAGAGGACGTGCTGGTGCCCGACCTGGCGGGCTGGCGCCGGGAGCGCATGCCCGAGCTCCCCGAGGGGGTCGGCATCCGACTGGCGCCGGACTGGGTGTGCAAGGTGCTCTCGCCGTCCACGGCCGCGCTGGATCGGGCGCGGAAGATGGGGGTGTATGCCCGCGAGGGGGTGCGGCACCTGTGGCTCGTGGACCCCTCGCCCCGGACCTTGGAGGTCTACCGTTGGGAGCAGGGCCACTGGCGCGTGCTGCCCGTGCACGTGGACCAGGCGCGCGTCCGCGCCGAGCCTTTCGAGGCGGTGGAGCTGGAGCTGGGCGCGCTCTGGGAGCGCTGA
- a CDS encoding MOSC domain-containing protein, whose product MKRVPEAEAVEGRGFVGDRHGKKKPHGKRQLLLLDEASHGALGMTAGELKENVVLAGVPLEALPAGQRLALGAEVVVEITEPCVPCSKLERIRPGLLKDSWGQRGQLARVLRGGLVREGDGVRLLDVNPDAPRPIRPKLP is encoded by the coding sequence ATGAAGCGGGTCCCCGAGGCCGAGGCCGTGGAGGGCCGGGGCTTCGTGGGGGACCGGCACGGCAAGAAGAAGCCTCACGGCAAGCGGCAGTTGCTGCTGCTCGACGAGGCCTCGCACGGCGCGCTGGGCATGACGGCGGGCGAGCTCAAGGAGAACGTGGTGCTCGCGGGCGTGCCCCTGGAAGCGCTGCCCGCGGGCCAGCGCCTGGCGCTCGGCGCGGAGGTGGTGGTGGAGATCACCGAGCCGTGCGTGCCCTGCTCCAAGCTCGAGCGCATCCGCCCGGGCCTGCTCAAGGACTCCTGGGGCCAGCGGGGCCAGCTGGCCCGGGTGCTGCGCGGGGGCCTCGTGCGCGAGGGCGACGGCGTGCGCCTGCTCGACGTCAACCCGGACGCGCCCCGCCCCATCCGCCCCAAGCTGCCCTGA
- the fumC gene encoding class II fumarate hydratase yields MSNPDVRIEKDTFGPIEVPAARLWGAQTQRSRENFAISSERMPLALIRALVLVKKAAALVNMENGSLARDKGEAIVKAAHEVLGGEHDEEFPLLVWQTGSGTQTNMNVNEVLANRASELLGGERGEARRVHPNDDVNKGQSSNDVFPTAMSVAAAEAVTRNVLPELIALRDVLAERAERFRDIVKIGRTHLQDATPLTLGQEFSGYVAQLEHARKHLELALPHLSELALGGTAVGTGLNAPKGFAERVAQELARLTGHPFVTAPNKFEALAANDALVQSHGALKGLAAVLFKIANDVRWLASGPRSGIGELVIPENEPGSSIMPGKVNPTQSEALTMLCAQVMGNDVAVALGGASGNFELNVFKPLIIQNYLQSCRLLADGMRSFRLHCAVGIEPNRPKLQENLERSLMLVTALNPHIGYDNAAKIAKKAHKDGSTLKEAAVALGLVTPEQFDQWVRPEKMTGNL; encoded by the coding sequence ATGAGCAATCCGGACGTTCGCATCGAGAAGGACACCTTCGGCCCCATCGAGGTCCCCGCCGCGCGCCTCTGGGGCGCCCAGACGCAGCGCAGCCGGGAGAACTTCGCCATCTCCTCCGAGCGCATGCCCCTGGCCCTCATCCGCGCGCTCGTCCTGGTGAAGAAGGCCGCCGCGCTCGTCAACATGGAGAACGGCTCGCTCGCGCGCGACAAGGGCGAGGCCATCGTGAAGGCGGCCCACGAGGTGCTCGGCGGCGAGCACGACGAGGAGTTCCCCCTGCTCGTGTGGCAGACGGGCAGCGGCACCCAGACGAACATGAACGTCAACGAGGTGCTCGCCAACCGCGCCTCGGAGCTCCTGGGCGGCGAGCGCGGCGAGGCGCGGCGCGTGCACCCCAACGACGACGTCAACAAGGGGCAGAGCTCCAACGACGTCTTCCCCACCGCCATGAGCGTGGCCGCCGCCGAGGCCGTCACGCGCAACGTGCTCCCCGAGCTCATCGCCCTGCGGGACGTGCTCGCCGAGCGCGCCGAGCGCTTCCGGGACATCGTGAAGATTGGCCGCACGCACCTGCAGGACGCCACGCCGCTCACGCTCGGCCAGGAGTTCAGCGGCTACGTGGCCCAACTGGAGCACGCGCGCAAGCACCTGGAGCTGGCGCTGCCGCACCTGTCGGAGCTGGCGCTCGGCGGCACCGCCGTGGGCACGGGCCTCAACGCCCCCAAGGGCTTCGCCGAGCGCGTGGCCCAGGAACTCGCCCGGCTCACCGGCCACCCCTTCGTCACCGCGCCCAACAAGTTCGAGGCCCTGGCCGCCAACGACGCGCTCGTGCAGTCCCATGGCGCGCTCAAGGGCCTGGCCGCCGTGCTGTTCAAGATCGCCAACGACGTGCGCTGGCTGGCGTCCGGGCCGCGCTCGGGCATCGGCGAGCTCGTCATTCCCGAGAACGAGCCGGGCAGCTCCATCATGCCCGGCAAGGTCAACCCCACCCAGTCCGAGGCGCTCACCATGCTGTGCGCCCAGGTGATGGGCAACGACGTGGCCGTGGCCCTCGGCGGCGCCTCGGGCAACTTCGAGCTCAACGTCTTCAAGCCGCTCATCATCCAGAACTACCTGCAGAGCTGCCGGCTGCTCGCCGATGGCATGCGCAGCTTCCGCCTGCACTGCGCCGTGGGCATCGAGCCCAACCGCCCCAAGCTCCAGGAGAACCTGGAGCGCTCGCTCATGCTCGTCACCGCGCTCAACCCGCACATCGGCTACGACAACGCGGCGAAGATCGCCAAGAAGGCCCACAAGGACGGCTCCACGCTCAAGGAGGCCGCCGTGGCGTTGGGCCTGGTCACCCCCGAGCAATTCGACCAGTGGGTGCGCCCGGAGAAGATGACGGGCAACCTGTAG
- a CDS encoding glycoside hydrolase family 88 protein, which yields MARRVIPTLRAWVLLGALGALAPPARGFDEAAAERALAFARRQLEHTATDPAVPPTQSPKSSLGGPWKRVANTDRVGWTQGFFPGLLWFMHEPGREAVWRTRADTWTRPLEVQKGNRETHDLGFKFMPSYGHAYRLTGDPYYRDVLLEAARSLASRYHPEVGAIDCCDWNDPPWRVATVTDTLVDLELLFWAARNGGDPAWNDLALQHALTAARDMVRPDGGTWHVVDYDDTGRVRSKETFQGYADDSTWSRGQAWAVYGFTMAYRYTRDPRMLQAARKVTDSYLARLPADAVPPWDFDAPPSQQQKDSSAAAIAASALQELSTYATSTAEARRYREAALAMLDSLASPAYLAEGTSNPGILLHGTAFYRTPLKPSGDDIDASLIYGDYYFVEALGRFQRAAAGGWLSALAFPGAPHALGTSHTGVRVVDFDVTPLSQPIDGVIGYADSATTITGYTDLALAVRLNAEGLVDARRGDAYGALAAVPYTAHRPLHVRLWVDLPARTYSVWVTPQGEAEILLAERFPFRADAPPTDDLGQVAFKSERFDEAYRVNNHTVRAPTPQELLDGRPATEQPAPPDATAPLAEPPGRAGMGCQAGTGALLGLLGLVPWLARRRRAR from the coding sequence ATGGCCCGCCGCGTCATCCCCACCCTCCGCGCCTGGGTGCTCCTGGGCGCCCTGGGCGCGCTCGCCCCACCCGCGCGGGGCTTCGACGAGGCGGCGGCGGAGCGGGCCCTCGCCTTCGCCCGGCGGCAGTTGGAGCACACCGCGACCGACCCCGCCGTGCCCCCCACCCAGTCCCCCAAGAGCAGCCTGGGCGGACCGTGGAAGCGTGTGGCGAACACCGACCGTGTGGGCTGGACCCAGGGCTTCTTCCCGGGCCTGTTGTGGTTCATGCACGAGCCCGGGCGCGAGGCCGTCTGGCGCACCCGGGCGGACACGTGGACAAGGCCCCTGGAGGTGCAGAAGGGCAACCGGGAGACGCACGATCTGGGCTTCAAGTTCATGCCCAGCTACGGCCACGCCTACCGGCTCACGGGCGACCCGTACTACCGGGACGTGCTCCTCGAGGCCGCGCGCTCGCTCGCCTCGCGCTACCACCCGGAGGTGGGCGCCATCGACTGTTGCGACTGGAACGACCCCCCCTGGCGCGTGGCCACCGTCACCGACACGCTGGTGGACCTGGAGCTGCTCTTCTGGGCCGCGCGCAACGGGGGAGATCCGGCGTGGAACGACCTGGCGCTCCAGCACGCGCTCACGGCCGCGCGGGACATGGTGCGCCCGGATGGCGGCACGTGGCACGTGGTGGACTACGACGACACGGGGCGGGTGCGCTCCAAGGAGACCTTCCAGGGCTACGCGGATGACTCCACGTGGTCGCGCGGCCAGGCGTGGGCCGTCTACGGCTTCACGATGGCCTACCGCTACACGCGCGACCCCCGCATGCTCCAGGCCGCGCGCAAGGTCACCGACTCCTACCTCGCCCGGCTCCCGGCGGACGCGGTGCCGCCGTGGGACTTCGACGCGCCCCCGAGCCAGCAACAGAAGGACTCCTCGGCCGCCGCCATCGCCGCCTCGGCGCTCCAGGAGTTGAGCACCTACGCGACGAGCACCGCCGAGGCCCGACGCTACCGCGAGGCCGCCCTCGCCATGCTCGACAGCCTCGCCTCTCCGGCCTACCTCGCCGAGGGCACGTCCAACCCCGGCATCCTCCTGCACGGCACGGCCTTCTACCGCACCCCCCTCAAGCCCTCGGGGGACGACATCGACGCGAGCCTCATCTACGGCGACTACTACTTCGTCGAGGCCCTCGGGCGCTTCCAGCGCGCCGCCGCGGGCGGTTGGCTCTCGGCGCTCGCCTTCCCCGGCGCCCCGCATGCGCTGGGCACGAGCCACACGGGCGTGCGCGTGGTGGACTTCGACGTCACGCCCCTGAGCCAGCCCATCGACGGCGTCATCGGCTACGCGGACAGCGCCACGACCATCACCGGCTACACGGACCTCGCGCTCGCCGTGCGGCTCAACGCCGAGGGCCTCGTCGACGCGCGACGCGGCGACGCGTACGGCGCGCTCGCGGCCGTGCCCTACACGGCCCACAGACCCCTGCACGTACGGTTGTGGGTGGACCTGCCCGCGCGGACGTACAGCGTCTGGGTGACCCCCCAAGGCGAAGCCGAGATTCTGCTCGCCGAGCGCTTCCCCTTCCGCGCGGACGCCCCGCCCACGGACGACCTGGGACAGGTGGCATTCAAGAGCGAGCGCTTCGACGAGGCCTACCGGGTGAACAACCACACCGTGAGGGCCCCGACGCCCCAGGAGCTGCTCGACGGGCGGCCCGCCACGGAGCAGCCGGCCCCGCCCGACGCGACCGCCCCCCTGGCCGAGCCACCGGGCCGCGCCGGCATGGGCTGCCAGGCGGGCACCGGCGCGCTGCTGGGGCTGCTCGGCCTCGTGCCCTGGCTCGCGCGCCGGAGACGCGCGCGATAG
- a CDS encoding CPCC family cysteine-rich protein, with protein MRREQLIQLIAREVVARRPPHEKLRALPAYWNWDEDSPGWALLHPRVREELLQRAGSPPWIWRSTYDAFFEFVEQDARRLVRGEALRLEAAALLGLEVPSVEGLPDVAHPCPCCGFRTFEWRGEYDICPVCQWEDESADDTFEDGPARLERFSLPHHMTRAEFRRRYEARRDAERGDPGYALKYERYER; from the coding sequence ATGCGCCGCGAACAGCTCATCCAGCTCATCGCCCGCGAGGTGGTGGCGCGCCGGCCTCCCCACGAGAAGCTCCGGGCGCTGCCCGCGTACTGGAACTGGGACGAGGACTCCCCGGGCTGGGCGCTCCTGCACCCGCGCGTGCGCGAGGAATTGCTGCAGCGCGCGGGCTCGCCGCCGTGGATCTGGCGCTCCACCTACGACGCCTTCTTCGAGTTCGTCGAGCAGGACGCGCGGCGGCTCGTGCGGGGCGAGGCCCTGCGCCTGGAGGCCGCGGCGCTGTTGGGGCTGGAGGTGCCCTCGGTGGAGGGCCTGCCCGACGTGGCCCACCCGTGCCCGTGCTGCGGCTTTCGCACCTTCGAGTGGCGGGGCGAGTACGACATCTGCCCCGTCTGCCAGTGGGAGGACGAGTCCGCCGACGACACCTTCGAGGACGGGCCGGCGCGTCTGGAGCGCTTCAGCCTGCCCCACCACATGACGCGCGCGGAGTTCCGCCGACGCTACGAGGCGCGGCGGGACGCGGAGCGCGGCGACCCCGGGTACGCCCTCAAGTACGAGCGCTACGAGCGCTGA